A window of Candidatus Methylomirabilis sp. contains these coding sequences:
- a CDS encoding YajQ family cyclic di-GMP-binding protein: MSNEASFDISSTVDLQEVDNAVQQAMKEIQQRFDFKGTACRVVRDEQGLLLYADDTYKLKAVVDLLEAKLVRRKVSLKALVYETPEPAAKGTVRQRTTLQQGISVDKAKEIVKVIKGLGLKVATQIQGDQIRVSAKSKDDLQAVMQALRAHDLGIDLQFGNYR, translated from the coding sequence GTGTCTAACGAAGCGTCCTTCGATATCAGCTCAACGGTTGATCTGCAGGAGGTAGACAACGCCGTCCAGCAGGCCATGAAAGAGATCCAGCAGCGGTTCGATTTCAAGGGGACAGCCTGTCGCGTCGTCCGGGATGAGCAGGGCCTCCTGCTCTACGCTGACGATACCTACAAGCTCAAGGCTGTGGTGGATCTGCTGGAAGCGAAGCTGGTACGGCGAAAGGTGTCGCTGAAGGCTCTTGTCTATGAAACCCCTGAGCCGGCAGCGAAAGGGACCGTTCGGCAGCGGACAACGCTGCAGCAGGGGATCTCTGTCGACAAGGCTAAAGAGATCGTCAAGGTCATCAAGGGACTTGGTCTGAAGGTGGCTACGCAGATTCAAGGCGACCAGATACGGGTCTCGGCCAAGAGTAAAGACGATCTGCAGGCGGTCATGCAAGCGCTTCGAGCGCACGATCTTGGCATCGATCTGCAGTTCGGCAACTATCGGTAA
- the lolA gene encoding outer membrane lipoprotein chaperone LolA, whose amino-acid sequence MRSARCGVSGVALVLLGVIVLGGLSQAATDPIPVPVSALTADELADKVQATYQGFSDLQGIFLQRATNKLSGMTQEASGRLFLKWPGRMRWEYEKPESRLFLIDGKILWSYSPSERQAMKQDMSGALTTGPIGILFGMSSLRRDFQVRPIVHAGTRDSPESLLELTPKGKGLSFKRVILGVDRESFFIQRLTVFDLYGNTTEIELSKQKVNSGLKDELFQFSPPPGTDIVAPLKPLVP is encoded by the coding sequence GTGCGTAGTGCGAGGTGCGGGGTATCGGGCGTGGCTTTGGTCCTGCTGGGTGTCATTGTGTTGGGCGGTTTATCCCAGGCGGCAACGGACCCCATACCCGTTCCTGTGTCCGCGCTCACCGCCGATGAGTTGGCTGACAAGGTCCAGGCGACCTACCAGGGATTTTCGGACCTCCAGGGGATCTTCCTCCAGCGCGCCACGAATAAACTGAGCGGGATGACGCAAGAGGCTTCAGGCCGACTCTTCCTCAAGTGGCCAGGGAGGATGCGCTGGGAGTATGAGAAGCCGGAATCGAGGCTGTTCCTGATCGACGGCAAGATCCTCTGGAGCTATAGCCCATCCGAACGACAAGCCATGAAGCAAGATATGAGCGGCGCGCTCACAACGGGTCCCATTGGGATCCTGTTCGGGATGAGCAGTCTCCGGCGCGACTTCCAGGTTCGGCCTATCGTTCATGCGGGGACCAGGGACAGTCCGGAGTCCCTCCTGGAACTCACCCCCAAGGGGAAGGGCCTGTCCTTCAAGCGGGTGATCCTGGGGGTAGATCGGGAAAGTTTCTTCATTCAACGACTGACGGTGTTTGACCTGTACGGCAACACCACGGAGATCGAGCTCTCCAAACAGAAGGTCAACAGCGGTCTAAAAGACGAGCTGTTTCAATTCTCGCCCCCGCCAGGGACGGATATTGTGGCCCCTTTAAAGCCTCTCGTTCCATAA
- a CDS encoding sensor domain-containing diguanylate cyclase, producing MSEHREDESETVLIVGDGIGLIPRLHELLTRQGCSVLQVSSKQEALDALAVGHTKLVVLDAGLYVALQQRADRLAAVHRLTSVIGASFDLNEVYQTFAKEVGCLVHYDRMALVLQNDAGRGWRVLRLAPDQPASGWPEGVYAQEEGTGIEWVMSRQRPHAEQDLAESKQFLEDETLLTGGIRSCIRLPLIAKGETIGGLCLDSMTPHCYGEREIDLLLPLSEQLAIAIEQGRLFQEINRLAITDELTGLFNHRHFYHQLDHEFKRTQRYGHPLALIMLDIDLFKRYNDLHGHLAGDKALRLIAGRLRSNTRGVDIVARYGGDEFGFILPETDLRQAWVQAERIRFAIERDPLDEQGASGGERLTASLGVACLGPDMRQVEDLVRAADQALYRSKGAGGNQTSIA from the coding sequence ATGTCCGAACATCGTGAAGATGAAAGCGAGACGGTCCTGATTGTCGGGGACGGTATCGGTCTGATTCCCCGACTTCATGAGCTGCTCACGCGTCAAGGATGCTCCGTTCTGCAAGTCTCATCCAAGCAGGAGGCGCTGGATGCCCTTGCTGTTGGCCATACTAAGCTGGTGGTCCTGGATGCCGGATTATACGTTGCGCTGCAGCAACGGGCTGATCGGCTGGCGGCGGTTCATCGGTTGACCAGTGTCATCGGCGCATCATTCGATCTCAATGAGGTCTATCAGACCTTCGCCAAAGAGGTGGGATGCCTCGTTCATTACGATCGGATGGCCCTCGTACTGCAGAATGATGCGGGTCGCGGGTGGAGGGTGCTCCGGTTGGCGCCAGACCAGCCTGCCAGCGGATGGCCTGAAGGCGTCTATGCCCAGGAAGAAGGGACCGGCATCGAGTGGGTCATGTCCCGGCAGCGTCCCCATGCCGAGCAGGATCTGGCGGAATCGAAGCAATTCCTGGAGGATGAGACACTGCTCACAGGGGGGATCCGATCCTGCATTCGCCTGCCGCTCATCGCGAAAGGGGAAACCATCGGCGGTCTCTGCCTGGACAGTATGACGCCTCACTGTTATGGGGAGCGGGAAATCGATCTCCTGCTGCCGTTGAGTGAGCAGTTGGCCATCGCGATTGAACAAGGACGCCTGTTTCAGGAGATTAACAGGTTGGCAATAACCGATGAGTTGACGGGCCTCTTTAACCATCGCCACTTTTATCACCAACTCGATCACGAGTTTAAGCGAACCCAACGCTACGGTCACCCGCTCGCGCTGATCATGCTGGATATCGATCTCTTCAAGCGGTATAACGACCTCCACGGTCACCTGGCCGGCGATAAGGCCCTTCGCCTCATTGCCGGCCGGTTAAGAAGCAATACGAGAGGCGTTGACATTGTCGCGCGATACGGGGGGGACGAATTCGGCTTCATTCTTCCGGAGACCGATCTGCGACAGGCCTGGGTGCAGGCGGAACGGATCCGCTTTGCGATAGAACGCGACCCCTTGGATGAACAGGGGGCGTCCGGTGGCGAGAGGCTCACTGCGAGCCTCGGTGTTGCCTGCCTCGGACCCGACATGCGCCAGGTCGAAGATCTGGTCCGGGCGGCGGATCAGGCTCTGTACCGTTCCAAGGGGGCCGGCGGCAATCAGACCTCCATTGCCTGA
- a CDS encoding ribonuclease J, with product MSDDRTVRIIPLGGLGEIGLNMMVVEAADDLLVIDAGLMFPDEEMFGIDHVIPDMSYLLTHREKVRAVLLTHGHEDHTGALPYLLSKIKAPVYGTRLSLGLAAEKLKEANLLSDADLKPVRPRDRLQFGLFEVEFLQVCHSIPDGVALAIRTPGGIIVHTGDFKFDQSPVDLQLTDYRRLAELGDGGVLALLSDSTNAGRDGFTPSEQVVGQAFDAIFREAQGRVIVACFASNIHRVQQILDAAAAMGKRVAVCGKSMVANTRIAGELGCLRIPDDTLVSLDELERLPVARRVIVTTGSQGEPLSAIARMAAAEHKQVQVSPGDTVVFSARVIPGNEKSIARTINGLYRQGARVITEEVAGVHVSGHASREELKLMLNLIRPTFFVPIHGEYRHLHLHAQLAREVGVSEARTLVIDDGDVLELNSGNAGVVGRAPVGRIFVDGKGIGDVGDAVIRDRQRLAEEGVVVVVLAVDQQCGKLVTGPRIICSGFVHAQDSKALADGIKTLVCSVLESASEADRTDPRLMEQRIKTAVKKQLQKEIERRPMILSVIMEV from the coding sequence GTGTCTGACGATCGAACGGTCAGGATCATCCCCTTAGGAGGCTTGGGGGAGATCGGATTGAACATGATGGTCGTCGAAGCAGCAGACGACCTGCTGGTGATCGATGCCGGGTTGATGTTTCCGGACGAGGAGATGTTTGGGATCGACCACGTCATCCCGGATATGAGCTATCTGCTTACGCATCGGGAGAAGGTGCGGGCAGTGCTGCTCACCCATGGCCACGAGGACCACACCGGCGCACTCCCGTACCTGCTGAGCAAGATCAAGGCGCCGGTCTACGGCACGCGCCTCTCACTGGGGCTGGCGGCCGAAAAACTGAAGGAAGCGAATCTCCTGTCCGATGCCGACCTGAAGCCCGTTCGCCCCCGCGATCGCCTTCAGTTCGGCCTCTTCGAGGTTGAGTTTCTGCAGGTCTGCCACAGTATTCCCGACGGCGTGGCGCTGGCCATCAGGACCCCAGGTGGTATAATTGTGCACACCGGCGATTTCAAGTTCGACCAGAGCCCGGTGGATCTCCAGCTTACCGATTACCGGCGGCTGGCCGAGCTCGGGGATGGCGGCGTGCTGGCTCTTCTGTCGGATAGCACGAATGCGGGCCGGGATGGATTCACGCCTTCGGAGCAGGTAGTGGGGCAGGCCTTCGACGCAATCTTTCGAGAGGCTCAGGGGCGCGTGATCGTGGCCTGTTTCGCCTCAAACATCCACCGTGTCCAACAGATCCTCGATGCGGCCGCCGCCATGGGAAAGCGGGTGGCGGTGTGCGGCAAGAGTATGGTGGCCAACACGCGGATCGCCGGAGAGTTGGGGTGCCTCAGGATCCCCGATGACACGCTCGTCAGCCTGGACGAGTTGGAGCGCCTCCCGGTTGCCCGACGGGTGATCGTGACCACTGGAAGCCAGGGCGAACCGCTCTCCGCCATCGCCAGAATGGCTGCTGCGGAGCACAAACAGGTCCAGGTGTCGCCCGGCGATACCGTTGTCTTCTCGGCGCGCGTCATCCCCGGCAACGAAAAATCGATCGCTCGAACGATTAACGGTCTCTACCGGCAGGGGGCCCGTGTCATCACCGAGGAGGTGGCGGGGGTCCATGTCTCGGGACATGCCAGCCGGGAAGAGCTGAAGCTGATGCTGAATCTGATCCGTCCCACCTTCTTTGTGCCGATTCATGGAGAGTACCGCCACCTGCACCTGCACGCTCAGCTTGCACGGGAGGTCGGGGTATCGGAAGCCCGGACCCTCGTCATCGATGACGGCGACGTCCTGGAGTTGAATAGCGGCAACGCCGGGGTCGTAGGCAGGGCGCCAGTCGGTCGGATCTTTGTCGACGGGAAGGGGATTGGGGATGTTGGGGATGCCGTCATTCGCGATCGACAGCGGTTGGCGGAGGAGGGGGTCGTGGTCGTGGTCCTTGCCGTCGATCAACAGTGCGGCAAGCTGGTGACAGGACCCCGGATCATCTGCAGTGGATTCGTCCATGCACAGGATTCGAAGGCCCTTGCGGATGGCATCAAAACCCTGGTCTGTTCCGTACTGGAAAGTGCGTCTGAAGCGGACCGGACCGATCCGCGTCTTATGGAGCAACGAATCAAGACGGCGGTCAAGAAGCAGTTGCAGAAGGAGATCGAACGACGGCCTATGATCCTGTCGGTGATCATGGAGGTGTAA
- the lon gene encoding endopeptidase La translates to MTETKTEAQARKVPETIPLLPVRDVVIYPFMILPLFIGREKSVRAVDESLSRDRLILLVAQRDAEKEDPGADEIHPVGTVAMIMRMLKMPDGRVKVLVQGLSRARVIGIERREPYFEARIAEVHEADLVASAVEVEALIRSVKELVSKGVAFGKQISSDVVVIINNLDHPGRLADLVASHLDLKMEQAQEVLELFDPTQRLKRVSELLSKELEVLEVQHRIQSQAREEMDKTHREYYLREQLKAIQKELGETDDRSQELQELEQKIQKAKMPAAVESEAKAQLGRLSRMHPDAAEASVIRTYLDWLIELPWSRPTKDKLSIKQASKILNEDHYDLEKVKERILEYLAVRKLKKKMKGPILCFVGPPGVGKTSLGRSIARALGRKFIRISLGGVRDEAEIRGHRRTYIGALPGRVIQGIKQAGSNNPVFMIDEVDKVGTDFRGDPSSALLEVLDPEQNYSFSDHYLGVPFDLSNVMFICTANLADPIISALRDRLEIIDISGYTEEEKLSIAKRYLVPRQYREHGIDEKRLLITDEAILKMINEYTREAGLRNLEREIAAICRKVARLVAEGQKEQTKVTVAALQRFLGAPKFLADPEQEADEVGVATGLAWTQTGGDIIYIECSILRGKGSLSLTGHLGEVMKESAQAALSYARSRSADLGIKDEFFTKHDIHIHVPAGAIPKDGPSAGITMAVALLSALTKVPVRRDVAMTGEVTLRGKVLPIGGIKEKALAARRMGIHTVVVPARNDKDIKELPANVKRGMEFVFVDHMDQVLEITLAKRTGAKRRLAVALNAKRGATPSTGLRTCSPRRLNLRPPARETQLGV, encoded by the coding sequence ATCACCGAAACCAAAACCGAGGCACAGGCTCGAAAGGTGCCTGAAACGATCCCGCTCCTGCCGGTGCGAGACGTGGTGATCTACCCCTTTATGATCTTGCCTCTCTTTATAGGGCGGGAGAAATCGGTTCGAGCGGTGGACGAATCGCTGTCGAGGGACCGCCTCATCCTGCTGGTGGCGCAACGGGATGCCGAGAAGGAGGATCCCGGCGCCGATGAGATCCATCCGGTCGGGACCGTGGCGATGATCATGCGGATGCTCAAGATGCCGGACGGGCGGGTCAAGGTGCTTGTTCAGGGTCTTTCCCGTGCCAGGGTCATCGGGATTGAGCGGCGGGAACCCTACTTCGAGGCGAGGATCGCCGAAGTCCACGAAGCGGATCTGGTCGCGTCGGCCGTTGAGGTGGAGGCTTTGATCCGTTCGGTCAAGGAGTTGGTGAGCAAGGGCGTAGCCTTCGGCAAGCAGATCTCGTCGGATGTGGTGGTGATTATCAATAACCTCGATCACCCGGGCCGTCTGGCTGACCTCGTGGCCAGCCACCTGGATCTGAAGATGGAGCAGGCCCAGGAGGTGCTGGAACTATTCGATCCGACCCAGCGCCTGAAGCGGGTGAGTGAGTTGCTGAGTAAGGAGCTCGAGGTGCTTGAGGTTCAGCACCGGATCCAGAGCCAGGCTCGCGAGGAGATGGACAAGACTCATCGGGAGTATTACCTCCGGGAGCAGTTGAAGGCCATTCAGAAAGAGCTGGGCGAGACCGACGACCGAAGCCAGGAACTGCAGGAGCTGGAGCAGAAAATCCAGAAGGCCAAGATGCCCGCAGCGGTCGAGTCCGAGGCGAAGGCGCAGTTGGGACGGCTCAGTCGGATGCACCCCGATGCGGCGGAGGCCTCGGTCATCCGGACCTATCTTGACTGGTTGATCGAGCTGCCCTGGAGTCGGCCGACCAAGGACAAGCTGTCGATCAAGCAGGCATCGAAGATCCTTAACGAGGATCACTACGATCTTGAAAAGGTGAAGGAGCGGATCCTCGAATACCTGGCTGTTCGCAAGTTGAAAAAGAAGATGAAGGGGCCGATCCTCTGCTTCGTCGGCCCGCCGGGGGTTGGGAAGACCTCCCTTGGCCGCTCCATCGCTCGCGCCCTGGGACGCAAGTTCATCCGAATCTCATTGGGCGGCGTTCGCGATGAGGCGGAGATCCGAGGGCACCGACGGACGTACATCGGGGCCCTGCCCGGTCGCGTCATCCAGGGGATCAAACAGGCCGGATCGAATAACCCCGTTTTCATGATCGACGAGGTGGATAAGGTCGGGACCGATTTTCGTGGCGACCCTTCCTCGGCCTTGCTGGAGGTGCTGGACCCGGAGCAGAACTACAGCTTCAGCGATCACTACCTCGGCGTTCCCTTTGATCTCTCCAACGTGATGTTCATCTGTACAGCCAACTTGGCTGACCCGATCATCTCAGCGCTGCGCGATCGACTGGAGATCATCGATATCTCCGGGTACACCGAGGAGGAGAAGCTCTCTATCGCCAAGCGCTATCTGGTTCCTCGACAATACCGAGAACATGGGATCGACGAGAAGCGCCTACTGATCACCGACGAGGCGATTCTGAAGATGATCAACGAATATACCCGAGAGGCCGGGCTCCGGAACCTGGAGCGAGAAATCGCCGCCATCTGCAGGAAAGTAGCCCGCCTTGTCGCGGAAGGACAAAAGGAGCAGACCAAGGTGACTGTAGCGGCCCTGCAGCGGTTCCTGGGCGCACCGAAGTTTCTGGCCGACCCTGAACAGGAGGCCGATGAGGTTGGTGTCGCCACGGGTCTCGCGTGGACGCAGACAGGCGGAGACATTATTTACATCGAGTGCAGCATCCTGCGCGGGAAGGGCAGCCTCTCCCTCACGGGACATCTGGGTGAGGTGATGAAAGAGTCGGCCCAGGCCGCCTTGAGCTATGCGCGCTCGCGGTCTGCCGATCTGGGGATCAAGGATGAATTTTTTACCAAACATGACATCCATATCCACGTCCCGGCCGGCGCGATCCCCAAGGATGGTCCGTCGGCCGGCATCACGATGGCTGTCGCGCTGCTGTCCGCCCTGACCAAGGTGCCTGTGAGAAGGGACGTGGCGATGACCGGCGAGGTGACCCTTCGCGGCAAGGTCCTGCCGATTGGTGGGATCAAAGAAAAGGCGTTGGCGGCGAGAAGAATGGGAATCCACACGGTGGTGGTCCCGGCGCGCAACGATAAGGACATCAAAGAGCTTCCCGCCAATGTCAAGCGGGGCATGGAGTTCGTGTTCGTGGACCATATGGACCAGGTGCTTGAAATCACCCTGGCCAAGCGGACAGGGGCCAAGCGTCGCCTTGCGGTGGCTCTCAACGCCAAGCGCGGGGCGACCCCTTCGACGGGGCTCAGAACATGCTCGCCGAGGCGCCTGAACCTCAGGCCCCCTGCACGGGAGACGCAACTCGGTGTCTGA
- a CDS encoding DNA translocase FtsK 4TM domain-containing protein — protein MATEGIPEPMATQGESRGGDRSPGTQFLTHPKTHEALGILGIAVALFLLASLLSYDSLDPSFFNSGGGPGHQVHNYGGRWGAELAGDFLELLGVGALVLPFFLVLLGWRFLSAKATPFVIWKLVGCVLLLAGLGLLAQLFARTGLPGGRIWERPGGFVGEELHQIFSPLVGRVGLPLLGLTTLALAAACLSSRPLAGFSFGCRGVIERVVTRVRERRAAKAQLPGRIRPPYTPPDEEEPRVESRSFPVLVELSPVVPTVESEAPAIDPPPQPSFPFVVSKEGFQTPPLSLLDLPTGVESGLCDEEREANAQILERKLLDFGVEGRVTQAQPGPVITRYEIEPGPGIKINRIVALADDLALALRALSVRVVAPIPGKAVVGVEIPNRRRAVVHLREVLASKAFEGSAAHLPLALGKDIAGEPYVVDLGQMPHLLIAGATGSGKSVCLNALIVSLLYKATAEHIRLLLIDPKRVELSVFDGTPHLAERVVCDPKEAAKRLQRLVIHMEGRYKLFARLGARNIASYNRLIRIARREGGGEVFQPLPYLVVVIDELADLMLTAAADVERAIARLAQMARAVGIHLIVATQRPSVDVITGIIKANFPARLAFQVSSKVDSRTILDMNGAEQLLGDGDMLFIPPASSKPHRIHGSFVSDIEIKRIVDFLKAQGKAEEFPWSLLPAEEEQESAGDEDDELYRQAVEVVVTTRQASISLIQRRLRIGFNRAARMIERMEHERIVSRIEGGGPREVLIEQRNP, from the coding sequence ATGGCGACTGAAGGCATACCGGAGCCGATGGCGACCCAAGGGGAGTCACGCGGAGGAGATCGATCGCCTGGGACTCAGTTCCTCACACATCCCAAGACTCACGAGGCGTTGGGCATCCTCGGGATTGCCGTCGCGCTCTTCCTCCTGGCAAGTCTGCTGTCCTACGATTCCCTCGACCCCTCGTTTTTCAACTCCGGAGGCGGCCCCGGACATCAGGTGCATAATTATGGGGGGCGGTGGGGGGCAGAACTTGCGGGTGATTTTCTGGAACTGTTAGGTGTCGGCGCGCTGGTCTTACCATTCTTCCTGGTCCTGTTGGGCTGGAGGTTTCTCAGCGCGAAGGCCACTCCATTTGTCATCTGGAAGCTGGTCGGGTGCGTCCTGCTCCTGGCGGGTCTCGGACTACTGGCTCAGCTCTTTGCCAGGACGGGGCTGCCTGGTGGCCGAATCTGGGAACGCCCCGGCGGCTTTGTTGGCGAAGAGCTGCACCAGATCTTCAGCCCGCTGGTAGGCCGCGTAGGCCTGCCGCTCTTAGGATTGACGACCCTCGCCCTTGCTGCAGCGTGCCTGAGCAGTCGGCCGCTGGCAGGCTTTTCATTCGGGTGCCGGGGTGTGATCGAGCGGGTAGTGACTCGCGTGAGGGAACGGCGAGCGGCGAAGGCGCAACTGCCTGGCCGAATCCGACCCCCCTATACCCCCCCAGATGAGGAAGAACCTCGAGTCGAGAGCCGATCGTTTCCCGTTCTGGTGGAGCTTTCCCCGGTGGTGCCTACGGTAGAGTCCGAAGCGCCCGCGATCGATCCCCCTCCCCAACCCTCCTTTCCCTTTGTCGTTTCAAAAGAGGGTTTTCAGACCCCACCGCTCTCATTGCTCGATCTGCCGACAGGGGTGGAGAGCGGGCTCTGCGATGAAGAGCGGGAGGCGAACGCGCAGATCCTCGAGCGTAAGCTGCTGGACTTCGGGGTCGAGGGGAGGGTGACGCAGGCACAGCCCGGACCTGTCATTACCCGATACGAGATTGAACCAGGGCCAGGGATCAAAATCAACCGGATTGTTGCTTTGGCTGACGATCTGGCCTTGGCCCTGCGGGCGCTGAGCGTGCGCGTCGTGGCGCCGATTCCCGGGAAAGCGGTGGTCGGCGTGGAGATTCCGAACCGCCGTCGTGCCGTCGTGCACCTGCGCGAGGTGCTGGCGTCCAAAGCATTCGAAGGATCTGCCGCACATCTTCCCCTCGCCCTAGGGAAGGACATCGCCGGCGAGCCCTATGTGGTCGACCTGGGCCAGATGCCGCACCTGCTTATCGCCGGAGCGACAGGTTCGGGCAAAAGCGTGTGCCTCAATGCCCTGATTGTCAGCTTGCTGTACAAGGCCACCGCAGAGCACATTCGCCTGTTGCTGATCGATCCGAAGCGGGTGGAGCTCTCCGTCTTTGATGGGACGCCGCATCTGGCTGAACGTGTCGTATGCGATCCGAAGGAGGCGGCGAAGCGGCTGCAGCGCCTTGTGATCCACATGGAAGGGCGATATAAACTGTTCGCCAGGCTCGGGGCTAGAAATATTGCCAGCTACAACCGGCTCATTCGGATCGCCAGGCGGGAAGGAGGCGGCGAGGTCTTTCAACCGCTCCCCTACCTGGTGGTGGTCATCGACGAACTGGCTGATCTGATGCTGACCGCCGCTGCCGACGTCGAGCGGGCTATCGCCAGGCTGGCGCAGATGGCTCGGGCGGTAGGCATCCATCTGATCGTGGCCACGCAGCGCCCTTCGGTTGATGTGATAACCGGGATCATCAAGGCCAATTTCCCGGCGAGACTCGCCTTCCAGGTCTCCTCCAAGGTCGATTCCCGGACAATCCTCGACATGAATGGCGCCGAGCAACTGTTGGGTGATGGCGACATGCTGTTCATTCCGCCTGCGAGCTCAAAGCCGCACCGGATTCACGGATCGTTCGTGTCCGATATCGAGATTAAGCGCATCGTCGATTTTCTCAAAGCGCAGGGGAAGGCTGAGGAGTTTCCGTGGTCGCTGTTGCCGGCCGAGGAGGAGCAGGAATCGGCTGGGGATGAGGACGACGAGTTGTACCGGCAGGCGGTCGAGGTTGTCGTTACTACCCGTCAGGCCTCGATCTCTCTGATTCAGCGGCGACTCAGGATCGGGTTTAACCGAGCGGCACGAATGATCGAGCGGATGGAACACGAACGAATTGTGAGTCGTATTGAAGGGGGCGGGCCGCGAGAGGTTCTCATTGAACAACGGAATCCATAG